The Paucidesulfovibrio gracilis DSM 16080 genome contains a region encoding:
- the cdaA gene encoding diadenylate cyclase CdaA, translated as MVELLGLQIAWRDIIDIAIITIVYYQLILLVRGTRAVAVIYGLMLLLVVYWVSDELGLFTLNWLLTNFLGSFFLVIIILFRNDIRKALAQIGVGRFWRRTPVEEQSLNEIVLAVMAMARRRCGALIVMERGVPLGDIMERGIEVDARISKELLMSIFKTDTPLHDGAVVIRNGRVAAAACILPLSSKFRGQTVFGTRHRAALGISEEGDAVSVVVSEETGDVSIAMNGRLTTSLDELRLRRVLKNVLER; from the coding sequence ATGGTTGAACTGCTTGGACTACAAATCGCTTGGCGTGACATAATAGACATCGCCATTATTACGATTGTCTATTATCAGCTCATTCTTCTTGTCCGCGGCACTCGTGCCGTGGCAGTGATCTATGGGCTTATGTTGCTGCTGGTGGTGTACTGGGTCTCGGACGAGTTGGGGCTTTTTACTCTGAACTGGCTGCTGACGAATTTTCTTGGTTCTTTTTTTCTGGTCATCATTATTTTGTTTAGGAACGATATTCGGAAGGCCTTGGCGCAGATCGGGGTTGGCCGGTTTTGGCGAAGAACCCCGGTGGAAGAGCAAAGCCTTAATGAAATCGTGCTTGCTGTCATGGCTATGGCCCGTCGGCGTTGTGGTGCCCTTATCGTCATGGAGCGCGGCGTTCCCCTCGGGGATATTATGGAGCGCGGCATTGAAGTGGATGCCCGCATTTCCAAAGAATTGCTCATGAGTATCTTTAAAACCGATACTCCCCTGCATGACGGCGCCGTGGTCATCCGGAACGGTCGAGTGGCGGCAGCTGCGTGTATTTTACCGCTGTCTTCCAAGTTTCGTGGGCAGACGGTTTTTGGCACGCGCCACCGGGCTGCGTTGGGAATCAGCGAGGAAGGCGATGCCGTTTCCGTGGTTGTTTCTGAGGAGACCGGAGATGTGTCCATCGCCATGAACGGCCGTCTGACCACCAGCCTGGATGAACTGCGTCTGCGCCGCGTACTCAAGAATGTTTTGGAGCGTTGA
- a CDS encoding CdaR family protein: protein MAIRWQTMLVAFLLAVATWYLVTGREKVETWLPLPVEMTNSPEGLVIQKGMVKRIEVRVRGPKGMISTLDFKKLAYPLDVSSLKVGENLIDLDARKVPLSRAYEVVQIKPDRLILTVDREAVKTVPVHIEWTGAPKLHRDMQVDDLRSDPEFVQLHGPASELRKLDVAEVRMDTVFEDDTARTWTEDLPILLPDSVKAQPGLVRVSLELGPKTQRIVVKIRSIEAEPPRGLTVEVADNLVTLEIEGPVALFRNDQFRREIAAYPKIEPGMKPGNHELEYWVSLPQGCRLVGKKPETLSAVVRRVE, encoded by the coding sequence ATGGCAATTCGTTGGCAAACCATGCTTGTGGCTTTTTTGCTTGCCGTTGCCACCTGGTACTTGGTGACCGGGCGTGAAAAAGTGGAAACCTGGCTGCCTTTGCCCGTAGAAATGACCAACAGTCCTGAAGGACTGGTCATTCAAAAAGGCATGGTTAAACGCATTGAGGTTCGGGTCCGCGGTCCCAAGGGGATGATCAGCACGCTGGATTTCAAGAAACTTGCCTATCCTTTGGATGTGAGCAGCTTGAAGGTCGGAGAGAATTTGATTGATTTGGATGCCCGCAAGGTTCCGCTTTCCCGGGCGTATGAGGTGGTCCAGATCAAACCGGACAGGCTGATCTTGACAGTGGACCGTGAGGCCGTCAAAACCGTTCCTGTCCATATTGAGTGGACCGGCGCCCCCAAGCTGCACCGGGACATGCAGGTGGACGACCTTCGCTCTGATCCGGAATTTGTGCAGTTACATGGCCCGGCCAGCGAGCTTCGCAAGTTGGACGTGGCTGAAGTGCGCATGGATACGGTTTTCGAGGACGATACCGCTCGAACCTGGACCGAGGACTTGCCGATTCTTCTGCCGGACTCCGTCAAGGCGCAGCCGGGGCTGGTGCGTGTGAGTCTGGAGCTTGGGCCGAAAACCCAGCGGATTGTCGTCAAGATTCGAAGTATTGAGGCGGAGCCTCCCAGGGGGTTGACCGTTGAGGTGGCGGATAATCTTGTGACTCTGGAAATCGAAGGTCCGGTGGCCCTTTTCCGCAACGATCAGTTCCGTCGTGAGATCGCCGCATACCCCAAAATTGAGCCGGGCATGAAGCCCGGGAACCACGAATTGGAATATTGGGTCAGTCTTCCCCAGGGATGTCGGTTGGTAGGCAAGAAACCGGAAACACTTTCCGCTGTTGTCCGCCGTGTCGAATAA
- the glmM gene encoding phosphoglucosamine mutase, giving the protein MNQKLFGTDGLRGRVNIFPMTPEVALRLGLAAGQYFRNGSKRHKVLIGKDTRLSGYVFETALTSGFCATGMDVLLVGPLPTPAISFLTRNMRADLGVVISASHNPFSDNGIKFFNRDGFKLPDQAEQEITDMVLSGDSNWDFPAGEDIGRAKRIVDANGRYVVFLKNTFPQDRTLDGMKIVLDCANGAAYGVAPMVLRELGAEVVPLACKPNGLNINECCGSLHPELIAQTVVEQGADIGLALDGDADRLIVVDEKGSVLDGDQIMALCAQNLLDRDALPGNTLVATVMSNMALEIFMQERGGRLLRTPVGDRHVVEAMRREGAVLGGEQSGHLIFLNHSTTGDGLLAGLQLLRIMQEKDRPLSELANLLQPLPQMLKNVCVERKIPFDSVPAVDKAVREAEGELCGRGRVLLRYSGTESLARVMVEGDEESKVEALTERLCCVLQEHLR; this is encoded by the coding sequence ATGAATCAAAAGCTTTTTGGAACAGACGGCCTTCGAGGTCGGGTCAATATATTCCCCATGACTCCGGAAGTCGCTTTACGCCTTGGTTTGGCGGCAGGCCAATATTTCCGTAACGGCAGCAAACGGCATAAAGTGCTTATCGGCAAGGATACGCGGCTTTCCGGATATGTTTTTGAAACCGCCTTGACGTCTGGTTTTTGTGCCACGGGGATGGATGTTCTTCTTGTCGGGCCGCTTCCGACTCCTGCGATTTCCTTTTTGACGCGGAATATGCGTGCAGATTTAGGCGTTGTTATCTCCGCTTCCCACAATCCTTTCAGCGACAACGGGATCAAATTTTTCAACCGGGACGGATTCAAGTTACCGGACCAAGCTGAACAGGAAATCACGGATATGGTGCTTTCCGGCGATTCCAATTGGGATTTTCCGGCCGGGGAAGATATTGGTCGGGCGAAGCGCATTGTTGACGCTAATGGTCGTTATGTCGTGTTCTTAAAGAATACGTTTCCTCAGGATCGGACTTTGGATGGCATGAAAATCGTGCTGGACTGCGCCAATGGAGCGGCCTACGGGGTGGCTCCTATGGTTTTGCGCGAGCTTGGCGCCGAGGTTGTCCCCCTTGCCTGCAAACCGAATGGACTGAATATCAATGAATGCTGCGGTTCGTTGCATCCGGAGCTGATCGCTCAAACCGTGGTTGAGCAAGGTGCTGATATCGGTCTGGCATTGGATGGCGACGCGGACCGTCTTATTGTTGTGGATGAAAAGGGGAGTGTTCTTGATGGAGATCAGATCATGGCCCTTTGCGCACAAAATTTGTTGGACCGGGACGCATTGCCGGGAAATACGCTCGTTGCCACGGTCATGAGCAATATGGCACTGGAAATTTTTATGCAGGAACGCGGCGGACGGTTGCTCCGTACGCCCGTGGGCGATCGGCACGTGGTGGAGGCTATGCGGCGGGAAGGCGCAGTGCTGGGGGGAGAGCAGTCCGGACATTTGATTTTTCTGAACCACAGCACAACTGGCGATGGCCTCCTGGCGGGTTTGCAGCTGCTTCGCATCATGCAGGAAAAGGACCGCCCTTTGTCCGAGCTGGCGAATTTGTTGCAACCGTTGCCCCAGATGTTGAAAAATGTTTGTGTGGAGCGCAAAATTCCATTTGATTCCGTTCCGGCAGTGGACAAGGCTGTCCGGGAGGCGGAAGGGGAATTGTGCGGCCGGGGGCGTGTGTTGCTTCGTTACTCCGGCACCGAATCACTGGCTCGTGTCATGGTCGAAGGGGATGAAGAGAGCAAGGTGGAAGCCTTGACCGAGCGTCTTTGCTGTGTGCTGCAGGAGCATTTGCGCTAA
- the galU gene encoding UTP--glucose-1-phosphate uridylyltransferase GalU has protein sequence MQIKKVVIPVAGWGTRSLPATKSIPKEMLPVYRKPVVQYIVEEGMEAGLEDVVFVTNQNKKIIEDHFDRSFLLENLLERSGKTQLLEEVRAVADMVNVIAVRQKEQLGLGHAVLCAREVCRNEPFAVMLGDDMVFGKGAGIRQLIEAAETEKAAVVGVIEVPDDRVHKYGIIQGEEFAPGMFRVSNLVEKPSLEEAPSRLAIIGRYVLLPEIFDILEHQSAGVGGEIQLTDALQGLADNGKLIAVKLKGRRFDAGDWVEYLTANIYFALQDEALHEDISARLRELLPPTK, from the coding sequence ATGCAGATCAAAAAGGTCGTTATACCGGTCGCGGGGTGGGGAACACGCTCTCTGCCGGCCACGAAGAGCATCCCCAAAGAGATGCTGCCTGTCTACCGTAAACCCGTGGTACAGTACATTGTCGAGGAAGGCATGGAAGCCGGACTCGAAGACGTTGTGTTTGTTACCAATCAGAATAAAAAGATTATCGAAGATCATTTTGATCGCAGCTTTTTGCTGGAGAACTTGCTTGAACGGAGCGGCAAGACGCAGTTGCTTGAAGAGGTTCGCGCCGTGGCGGACATGGTCAACGTTATTGCCGTGCGCCAGAAGGAGCAATTGGGTCTTGGACACGCCGTGCTTTGTGCGCGTGAGGTTTGCCGCAATGAGCCTTTTGCCGTCATGTTGGGCGATGACATGGTTTTTGGCAAGGGAGCGGGCATCCGTCAACTCATCGAAGCGGCTGAGACGGAAAAAGCCGCTGTGGTCGGCGTGATCGAAGTCCCTGACGATCGGGTTCACAAGTATGGAATCATTCAGGGGGAAGAGTTCGCTCCTGGCATGTTCCGGGTTTCAAACCTTGTGGAAAAGCCGAGCCTTGAAGAAGCTCCGTCCCGGCTTGCGATCATTGGCCGATATGTCCTGTTGCCGGAAATCTTTGATATTCTTGAGCATCAATCCGCCGGCGTCGGTGGTGAAATTCAACTGACCGATGCCTTGCAGGGGTTGGCCGACAACGGCAAGCTCATTGCTGTGAAACTCAAGGGACGGCGATTTGATGCCGGGGATTGGGTTGAATACCTGACGGCGAATATCTATTTCGCATTGCAGGATGAAGCCCTGCATGAAGATATCTCTGCCCGCCTGCGGGAATTGCTGCCTCCTACCAAATAA
- the priA gene encoding replication restart helicase PriA, whose product MRQYWRILLPTPPYSELTYELPEWFPALQPGCRVLVSVRRSLRVGVAVGKEEEQPGFTTKPILWVLDKAPILDAPYLELVRELACRQMSDAGAILHQLLPAGLRSSDFVFAIDGAEFPSRLRPQAVARMTDSEVRRLLALWENGSMRLHLNPAREAEETVVRLMADPPWPVRPNAVQQLALLEYLLENGQTTRQRLNKELGSKVGPALRRLTTLGLVCTGRQEVGDDLVDQACVPAADAPVNSPEQNQALERLSKALRSDCAETALLHGVTGSGKTHVYLSLAEQCLASGRSVLLLAPEVALACGLFRAVQQRFPGKRCLLYHGYQSPGSRRDAFLSVASGEPTLVVGTRSALFLPIREPGLIVVDEEHDESFKQEERLAYQAKEIAWFRAKQAHGLLVLGSATPDVKSYYAASQGHLPLIPMTHRVGGGTPPDIRLVSIAGMKNADNPLAPETVEALRETVSNGGQAIVMLNRRGYAPLMYCLDCEEVIRCPHCQVAMTFHKSRERLVCHYCGTAYPYPMLCMKCGGGKFLPMGEGTERLEESLAKALPEGVGILRMDRDTTRRQERMEEILSAFSREEAQVLVGTQMLSKGHHFPNVTLVVVVDGDLGLNLPDYRSAERTYQLLLQVAGRAGRSTLPGRVLVQTRNPGHPFWQHVLGADYSTFYQREIEQRERFSYPPFVRLGLIRMSIPACDAEGEELPEDPKLLMKAGDALQGAARRCGVKALGPAPAPLAMLRGRRRYNCLLKAGQWPDIRSVFAAFSSWNPDPANIRMRLDLDPVNML is encoded by the coding sequence ATGCGACAATACTGGCGGATATTGCTCCCTACCCCACCGTATTCGGAACTCACATATGAGTTGCCGGAGTGGTTTCCTGCGTTGCAACCCGGGTGCCGCGTACTGGTTTCGGTCCGCCGCTCCCTGCGTGTGGGCGTGGCCGTGGGAAAAGAAGAGGAGCAACCTGGGTTTACCACAAAGCCGATCCTTTGGGTGCTGGATAAGGCTCCGATTCTGGATGCCCCATATTTGGAACTGGTTCGCGAATTGGCTTGCCGCCAGATGAGCGATGCCGGAGCCATTTTGCACCAACTGCTTCCAGCAGGATTGCGCTCGTCGGATTTTGTTTTCGCCATTGATGGAGCCGAGTTTCCCTCGCGTCTTCGCCCGCAGGCTGTCGCACGTATGACCGATTCGGAAGTGCGTCGGTTGCTGGCGCTGTGGGAAAATGGTTCCATGCGGTTGCATCTGAATCCCGCTCGAGAGGCTGAAGAAACGGTCGTACGGTTGATGGCGGATCCGCCATGGCCAGTTCGTCCGAATGCGGTGCAACAGCTCGCTTTGTTGGAGTACTTGCTGGAAAATGGACAGACCACTCGTCAACGTTTAAACAAAGAACTTGGATCGAAAGTCGGTCCGGCCTTGCGCCGACTTACAACGTTGGGACTTGTTTGTACTGGGCGACAGGAGGTCGGTGATGATCTCGTTGATCAGGCCTGTGTACCGGCTGCAGATGCCCCGGTGAACTCTCCGGAACAAAACCAAGCCTTGGAGCGGCTTTCCAAGGCATTGCGCTCCGATTGTGCGGAAACCGCTTTGCTCCATGGCGTAACCGGCAGCGGCAAGACCCATGTGTACCTCTCACTGGCGGAACAATGCTTAGCCTCGGGACGTTCCGTTCTTTTACTCGCTCCGGAAGTGGCTCTCGCGTGCGGTCTGTTTCGGGCAGTGCAGCAGCGTTTTCCAGGAAAACGTTGCTTACTTTACCATGGCTATCAGTCCCCGGGATCCCGGCGTGATGCATTTTTATCCGTGGCATCGGGAGAACCAACCCTGGTGGTTGGAACCCGTTCCGCTTTGTTTTTGCCAATTCGTGAGCCAGGTTTGATCGTCGTTGATGAAGAACATGACGAAAGTTTCAAGCAGGAAGAGCGCCTCGCGTACCAAGCCAAGGAAATCGCCTGGTTTCGGGCCAAGCAGGCCCATGGTTTATTGGTTCTTGGCTCGGCTACTCCCGATGTAAAGTCATATTATGCAGCCAGTCAGGGACATCTGCCCTTAATTCCCATGACACACCGCGTTGGCGGCGGTACGCCGCCGGATATTCGCCTGGTCAGCATCGCGGGGATGAAGAATGCGGATAATCCGTTGGCACCGGAGACCGTTGAAGCTTTGCGGGAAACAGTTTCAAACGGCGGACAGGCCATCGTCATGCTCAACCGGCGTGGCTATGCGCCCTTGATGTATTGTTTGGATTGTGAAGAAGTTATTCGGTGTCCGCATTGCCAGGTAGCCATGACGTTCCACAAAAGCCGAGAACGGCTGGTTTGTCATTATTGCGGCACGGCGTACCCCTATCCCATGCTTTGCATGAAATGTGGGGGCGGGAAGTTCCTGCCCATGGGCGAAGGGACCGAGCGCTTAGAAGAAAGCCTTGCCAAAGCCTTGCCTGAGGGGGTGGGGATTTTGCGCATGGACCGGGATACCACACGTCGACAAGAGCGCATGGAAGAAATTTTGAGCGCTTTTTCGCGGGAAGAGGCCCAGGTGCTCGTAGGGACGCAGATGTTGTCCAAGGGACACCATTTTCCCAACGTCACGCTGGTCGTGGTAGTTGATGGTGATTTGGGCCTGAATTTACCGGATTATCGTTCTGCCGAACGAACGTATCAATTGTTATTGCAAGTGGCGGGACGTGCCGGGCGAAGCACCTTGCCGGGTCGCGTCTTGGTGCAGACGCGCAATCCGGGACACCCGTTTTGGCAGCATGTTCTTGGCGCGGATTATTCCACGTTTTACCAACGGGAAATCGAACAACGGGAACGTTTCAGCTACCCACCTTTTGTTCGTTTGGGATTGATTCGGATGAGTATACCGGCTTGCGATGCCGAAGGCGAAGAACTGCCCGAAGATCCGAAACTGCTCATGAAGGCTGGCGATGCGTTGCAGGGCGCAGCCCGTCGATGCGGAGTCAAAGCATTGGGACCGGCCCCGGCACCCTTGGCCATGCTGCGTGGACGCCGTCGATACAATTGCCTCCTCAAGGCCGGACAGTGGCCCGACATTCGAAGTGTGTTTGCGGCCTTTTCCTCCTGGAATCCGGATCCTGCCAATATTCGGATGCGTCTGGATTTAGATCCCGTCAATATGCTGTGA
- a CDS encoding OmpH family outer membrane protein, with protein MLALLLSGVAWPGDVLAQQKVGFVNPQRLIDESDIGRTAQQDLAKLGQEKDRQIRDSAKNINELKARLADATLSDSEQRTLESKLQILYEQHDRLIQKSNEDIQYEEARLIQFIMKRADASLRHIAQQQGFSLVLTDPDIVGYIEDSADLTDLVIQDLNQRY; from the coding sequence GTGCTGGCTTTGTTGCTTTCAGGGGTTGCTTGGCCCGGAGATGTTCTGGCGCAACAAAAGGTGGGCTTTGTCAATCCTCAGCGGTTGATCGACGAGTCCGACATCGGTAGGACCGCGCAACAGGATCTTGCCAAGCTGGGGCAGGAGAAGGATCGCCAGATTCGTGACAGTGCCAAGAATATCAATGAACTCAAAGCCCGGCTTGCGGATGCGACGCTTTCTGACTCGGAGCAACGCACTTTGGAGAGCAAACTTCAGATATTGTATGAACAGCATGATCGGTTGATCCAAAAGAGCAATGAAGACATTCAGTATGAGGAGGCCCGCTTGATTCAATTCATCATGAAGCGCGCCGATGCAAGCTTGCGGCACATTGCGCAACAGCAAGGGTTTTCCCTGGTTCTGACCGATCCGGATATTGTGGGTTATATTGAAGATTCCGCTGACCTCACTGATCTTGTCATTCAAGACCTCAACCAACGGTATTGA
- a CDS encoding SH3 domain-containing protein, protein MLQRIIIFLLVTMVWLGGVPASAAAEGWGRLMTPKSPLNLRAGRGPSSKRITTFMPGRRIRVDFEKNGWVAVFEPDVKERDISKAIGYVKASYLVPVGDWGEYRTPRGMLNIRKGRGPRTAHVRTLQPGDLVKVDFEKNGWVAVFEAEEKVRSLDRAIGYSKSKFLFPADPEQIERALSAGKPDAGKGASEVAVQSSSVSAEADQEGHEPSAPSEQAVTDPSSASPAHWGRLVKVSRRVNVRKKRTAASELVDTLEPGQAVRVDLLRKGWYAAFALGESQRDEAHALGFIYSPLLENDLDALPELDRERESVPAPQHNDMEAAPMNQVRGTVSSEPPAELRESSSTPEAQQPPQAPESQSMVVEPPETSEPHKGPMPVADETRHGFHFKVMERMESRQGRYPLDVLKVFLDVTVVPGSESLSDFCRTLWKEQWRQGTLMRVDVYLPGMDLKDLSYGEALFDGKGIRQFWTREAVLYGTRFQR, encoded by the coding sequence ATGCTGCAACGGATTATTATTTTTTTACTCGTCACGATGGTCTGGCTGGGAGGCGTCCCCGCATCGGCCGCAGCCGAGGGCTGGGGGCGCCTCATGACACCCAAAAGTCCCCTTAACCTGCGAGCGGGACGGGGACCATCCAGCAAGCGAATCACTACGTTCATGCCGGGCCGTCGAATCCGGGTCGATTTTGAAAAAAACGGTTGGGTGGCCGTATTTGAGCCGGACGTGAAGGAGCGAGACATCTCCAAGGCCATAGGCTACGTCAAGGCGAGTTATTTGGTCCCCGTGGGTGACTGGGGTGAATATCGCACCCCACGGGGAATGCTTAACATTCGAAAAGGGCGTGGTCCTCGGACCGCGCATGTGCGGACGCTTCAACCAGGCGATCTGGTTAAGGTGGATTTTGAAAAAAATGGCTGGGTGGCCGTGTTTGAGGCCGAAGAAAAAGTGCGGTCGTTGGACCGGGCCATCGGCTACTCCAAGAGCAAATTCCTTTTTCCTGCGGATCCGGAACAAATTGAACGGGCACTTTCCGCAGGCAAGCCCGATGCCGGGAAAGGCGCTTCGGAGGTGGCAGTCCAATCCTCTTCCGTTTCAGCGGAAGCTGACCAGGAGGGGCATGAACCGTCCGCACCGTCCGAACAGGCCGTGACGGATCCTTCCTCGGCATCCCCCGCACATTGGGGACGGCTTGTGAAGGTTTCCAGAAGAGTGAATGTGCGAAAAAAGCGGACCGCGGCGTCCGAGCTGGTGGATACGCTGGAACCGGGACAGGCCGTGCGGGTGGATCTGCTTCGCAAAGGGTGGTACGCCGCTTTTGCCTTAGGAGAATCGCAACGGGATGAAGCCCACGCACTGGGGTTTATTTATTCGCCATTGCTGGAAAACGATCTGGATGCCCTGCCGGAGTTGGACCGGGAACGTGAATCTGTCCCTGCGCCGCAGCATAATGACATGGAAGCCGCGCCCATGAACCAGGTGCGGGGAACTGTGAGCAGTGAACCACCTGCAGAATTGCGTGAGTCCAGCTCCACCCCCGAGGCCCAGCAACCTCCACAGGCGCCGGAATCGCAAAGTATGGTCGTGGAACCGCCTGAAACATCGGAGCCGCACAAAGGCCCGATGCCGGTGGCCGATGAAACGCGACATGGATTTCATTTTAAGGTCATGGAGCGGATGGAGAGCCGTCAGGGGAGATATCCCCTCGATGTGTTGAAAGTTTTCCTCGATGTGACCGTGGTTCCCGGCAGTGAATCCCTGAGCGACTTTTGTCGAACACTTTGGAAGGAGCAATGGCGACAGGGAACCTTGATGCGTGTGGATGTGTATCTTCCCGGAATGGATCTTAAGGATTTGTCATACGGTGAGGCGCTTTTTGATGGAAAAGGAATACGTCAGTTCTGGACTCGCGAGGCCGTTTTGTATGGAACTCGCTTTCAGCGCTGA
- a CDS encoding carboxymuconolactone decarboxylase family protein yields the protein MQEPAEKATELFRLMNRHRRDVFKGYRDFTATIKKDSTIDSKTQSLILIACSILSQCDMCISLHVQNAASHGATRDEIIDAALLSVAMGGSPKMMYMKYVYDEVDKLFD from the coding sequence ATGCAGGAACCTGCTGAAAAGGCCACCGAGCTGTTTCGACTGATGAATCGGCATCGTCGCGATGTCTTTAAAGGATACCGCGATTTTACCGCTACAATTAAAAAGGACAGCACCATTGACAGCAAAACGCAGAGCCTGATTCTCATTGCCTGCTCTATTCTGTCGCAGTGCGATATGTGTATTTCACTGCACGTGCAGAATGCGGCTTCGCATGGAGCCACGCGCGATGAGATCATTGATGCGGCCCTGCTCTCAGTGGCCATGGGCGGTTCGCCCAAAATGATGTATATGAAATACGTCTACGACGAAGTGGACAAACTGTTCGACTGA
- the ilvN gene encoding acetolactate synthase small subunit: protein MKHTLSALVRNEPGVLAHMARHFGEAKLNINSIACGETENPDISRMVIRIEANPERISRITERMQALDVVIQVDDLSRKEFVDRELALIKVALTPEDTAQIMQIFEVFRADVVGMGQRSVTVELTGDEARVDGLIKMLKPYGILSMCRTGTIALKRGDE, encoded by the coding sequence ATGAAGCATACCCTTTCCGCCCTTGTGCGCAACGAGCCTGGCGTCCTCGCCCATATGGCACGCCATTTTGGTGAAGCAAAGTTAAATATCAACTCCATTGCCTGCGGGGAAACAGAAAATCCTGATATTTCGCGGATGGTTATTCGTATTGAGGCAAACCCGGAACGAATCAGCCGGATTACAGAACGAATGCAAGCATTGGATGTCGTCATTCAGGTGGATGATCTGTCCAGGAAAGAATTTGTGGATCGCGAGCTGGCCCTTATCAAGGTGGCATTGACACCAGAGGACACGGCTCAAATTATGCAAATTTTTGAGGTGTTTCGGGCAGACGTGGTGGGCATGGGGCAGCGAAGCGTTACCGTAGAATTGACCGGGGATGAAGCGCGGGTGGATGGGCTGATCAAGATGTTGAAACCCTATGGGATTTTGAGCATGTGCCGTACCGGCACCATCGCCTTGAAGCGCGGGGACGAATAA
- a CDS encoding phosphate acyltransferase, protein MTIRSLDELVKGELNRGGMPRVAVAPCADAFVLEGALNAYAKGVAEPVLIGDMQRTTGLASELGVDIGPLWAEHEPNPEAAVQRAVTLYREGEVAILMKGLVGTAVVLKAILNKETGVPPKQGILSHVTVFAAPEERRLMLLTDAGVNIRPNLQRKADILRNALGVARVLGIEKPKAAMLAATEKVNYPAMPATLDADVISKMAVQGQFGDCLVYGPLALDLAISRQSAMTKGIDHPVAGRADILCAPDIESGNILYKALGSLLRTPLASVVVGSAVPVVVPSRSDSGVSKFYSIALAALLARYSLHAQGEDV, encoded by the coding sequence ATGACCATTCGTTCCTTGGACGAGTTGGTAAAGGGCGAATTGAACCGGGGTGGGATGCCGCGGGTGGCTGTGGCGCCTTGCGCCGATGCCTTCGTGCTTGAGGGAGCGTTGAATGCCTATGCCAAGGGCGTGGCCGAGCCGGTACTCATCGGCGATATGCAGCGAACCACCGGTCTGGCCAGTGAGCTGGGGGTGGACATAGGACCACTTTGGGCCGAGCACGAACCGAACCCTGAAGCTGCTGTTCAGCGGGCCGTGACGTTGTATCGCGAGGGGGAAGTGGCCATCCTCATGAAGGGGCTGGTGGGTACGGCAGTGGTGCTCAAAGCTATTTTGAACAAGGAAACCGGTGTGCCGCCGAAGCAGGGCATCTTGAGCCATGTTACGGTGTTTGCCGCCCCTGAAGAACGCCGACTTATGTTGCTCACGGATGCAGGAGTGAATATCCGGCCTAATTTGCAACGCAAGGCGGACATTTTGCGCAATGCGTTGGGGGTGGCACGGGTGCTGGGGATTGAGAAACCAAAGGCAGCCATGCTTGCAGCAACGGAAAAGGTGAACTACCCGGCAATGCCAGCGACGTTGGACGCGGATGTAATCAGTAAAATGGCTGTGCAGGGGCAATTCGGCGATTGTTTGGTTTATGGACCATTGGCATTGGATTTGGCTATTTCCCGGCAATCCGCAATGACCAAGGGCATTGATCATCCAGTGGCAGGCCGGGCCGATATCCTTTGCGCGCCGGATATCGAGAGCGGAAACATTTTGTATAAGGCCTTGGGGTCGCTTCTGCGTACGCCGCTGGCCAGTGTGGTCGTGGGCAGCGCCGTCCCCGTGGTCGTTCCGTCACGAAGTGACTCGGGGGTTTCCAAGTTTTATTCCATTGCCTTGGCTGCGCTTTTGGCTCGTTATTCTTTGCATGCGCAGGGGGAAGACGTATGA